One Heteronotia binoei isolate CCM8104 ecotype False Entrance Well chromosome 20, APGP_CSIRO_Hbin_v1, whole genome shotgun sequence DNA segment encodes these proteins:
- the ITPRIPL2 gene encoding inositol 1,4,5-trisphosphate receptor-interacting protein-like 2, with protein sequence MTAYRLNLRVFWPLVTCGCTALLGLWPALRIKAGAAWDGAPAALLRGALLALVLLACLALRCRPPRRRSPPSPQQESPVGEPRAGQEPRRRRRALLEDFYERQLRLSPHVLGHSKAHVSLVVGELVRAGKAAGRLALRGDFVQVGSAYEQHKVRSPDAFDVLVPLRLPPGLAVRVEPRSAGRRGAFVCALQVAAPGGLSEALCVEEEGGGRHLSAALLLRWFQGHVQRCLGPVRSRLQERVRVTLAVGPGRPLALHVVPRSDYVCCHLSLTVRLVPAVPFGETLFLTARPTSPGKLPAFWTLDVSKLEQRLLAWLKEQSPADSCHLRGLQILKGLRDLGGRDLEQPLASQWGRVLSSYVLKTAIFVLLLRGPLEAWADQFLVERLEDLILFLAQSLRRRLLRHVFLGNPALPEAVSLPKFVKEAAPVNLLADFEGPTLDKVAAHLLNTWQHAPQIISMYSGHRYRRTHPV encoded by the coding sequence ATGACCGCCTACCGCCTCAACCTGCGCGTCTTCTGGCCGCTGGTGACCTGCGGCTGCACGGCGCTGCTGGGCCTCTGGCCGGCGCTGAGGATTAAGGCTGGCGCGGCCTGGGATGGCGCCCCCGCGGCGCTGCTGCGTGGCGCACTGCTGGCGCTGGTGCTGCTGGCCTGCTTGGCGCTGCGCTGCCGCCCTCCCCGTCGCCGCAGCCCGCCGAGCCCGCAACAGGAGAGCCCCGTGGGGGAGCCCCGGGCCGGGCAGgagcctcgccgccgccgccgggcccTGCTGGAGGACTTCTACGAGCGCCAACTGCGCCTCTCGCCCCACGTGCTGGGCCACAGCAAAGCGCACGTCAGCCTGGTGGTTGGAGAGCTGGTGCGCGCCGGCAAGGCGGCCGGCCGGCTGGCCCTGCGCGGGGACTTCGTGCAAGTGGGCAGCGCCTACGAGCAACACAAGGTGCGCAGCCCCGACGCCTTCGACGTGCTGGTGCCCCTGCGCCTGCCGCCCGGCCTGGCTGTGCGGGTGGAGCCGCGCTCGGCTGGCAGGCGGGGGGCCTTCGTGTGCGCCCTGCAGGTGGCGGCGCCTGGCGGGCTGAGCGAGGCGCTGTGCGTCGAGGAAGAGGGGGGCGGGCGCCACCTGTCTGCCGCCCTGCTGCTGCGCTGGTTCCAAGGCCACGTGCAGCGCTGCCTGGGCCCCGTGCGCTCCCGCCTGCAAGAGCGCGTCCGGGTCACCCTGGCCGTCGGGCCCGGGCGCCCCCTGGCTCTGCACGTCGTGCCGCGCTCCGACTACGTCTGCTGCCACCTCTCGCTGACCGTCCGCCTCGTCCCGGCTGTCCCCTTTGGAGAGACCCTCTTCCTCACCGCCCGGCCTACTTCCCCGGGCAAGCTGCCTGCCTTCTGGACCCTCGACGTGTCCAAGCTGGAGCAGCGCCTGCTCGCCTGGCTCAAGGAGCAGAGCCCCGCCGACTCCTGCCATCTTCGGGGCCTGCAGATCCTCAAGGGCCTACGCGACCTGGGGGGCCGGGATCTGGAACAACCCCTGGCTTCCCAGTGGGGCCGCGTCCTCTCCTCCTATGTCCTCAAGACGGCCATCTTTGTCCTCCTCCTGCGGGGACCCTTGGAGGCCTGGGCCGACCAGTTCTTGGTGGAGAGGCTGGAGGACTTGATCCTCTTCCTGGCCCAGAGCCTGCGGAGGCGCCTCTTGCGGCACGTCTTCCTGGGCAACCCGGCCCTCCCCGAAGCTGTCAGCCTCCCCAAGTTTGTCAAGGAAGCGGCTCCAGTCAATCTGCTGGCTGACTTTGAGGGGCCCACCTTAGACAAGGTGGCCGCCCATCTCCTGAATACCTGGCAACATGCGCCTCAAATCATCAGCATGTACAGCGGCCACAGGTACAGGAGGACTCATCCGGTCTGA